A genomic segment from Candidatus Atribacteria bacterium ADurb.Bin276 encodes:
- a CDS encoding GIY-YIG catalytic domain protein, translated as MDHKKEIKRQFKESKSVAGVYQIKNTQNQKVFLGSTLNLKTLNGKTFQLEMGSYPNKALQKEWTEFGKEAFVVEVLEELKPKEDDYTAPADALKKLEEKWLDKLQPYGDRGYN; from the coding sequence ATGGATCACAAAAAGGAAATAAAAAGACAATTTAAAGAAAGTAAATCGGTTGCCGGTGTGTATCAAATTAAAAACACTCAAAACCAAAAAGTATTCTTAGGAAGTACGCTTAATCTTAAAACTTTAAATGGAAAAACCTTCCAGTTAGAAATGGGGAGTTACCCCAATAAAGCTCTTCAAAAAGAATGGACTGAGTTTGGTAAAGAGGCTTTCGTAGTTGAAGTGCTGGAGGAATTAAAACCGAAAGAAGACGATTACACCGCTCCAGCCGATGCTTTGAAAAAACTTGAAGAAAAATGGCTAGATAAACTTCAACCTTACGGAGACCGAGGGTATAACTAA